A stretch of the Marasmius oreades isolate 03SP1 chromosome 8, whole genome shotgun sequence genome encodes the following:
- the 60S_2 gene encoding 60s acidic ribosomal protein P2 (antiSMASH:Cluster_8.2; BUSCO:EOG092657YR), translated as MATTKTTKGKAPQNTKDAKAKAAKKAALQGAQSHSSRKARHSVSFHRPKTLRLPRSPKYPRKSVPHAPRMDQFRTIVSPLNTESAMKKIEEHNTLVFIVDIQSNKRQIKDAVKKLYDVNALKVNTLIRPDGKKKAYVRLTPDHDALDVANKIGFI; from the exons ATGGCCACGACGAAAACTACCAAGGGCAAAGCCCCACAGA ACACCAAAGACGCAAAGGCCAAAGCAGCAAAGAAGGCAGCGTTGCAGGGTGCTCAATCTCACTCATCGCGCAAGGCGCGCCATTCAGTTTCCTTTCACCGACCCAAGACCCTACGCTTGCCTAGGAGCCCAAAGTACCCCAGGAAGAGCGTTCCTCATGCACCTCGGATGGATCAGTTTAGGACGATCGTTTC ACCTCTGAACACGGAGTCGGCCATGAAGAAGATTGAGGAGCACAACACCCTGGTGTTCATTGTTGACATCCAATCGAACAAGCGTCAGATTAAGGACGCCGTAAAGAAGCTGTATGATGTTAATGCCTTAAAGGTCAACACCCTGATCAG ACCGGatgggaagaaaaaggcaTATGTTCGCTTAACACCTGACCACGATGCTCTTGACGTGGCGAACAAG